The following proteins are co-located in the Gigantopelta aegis isolate Gae_Host chromosome 5, Gae_host_genome, whole genome shotgun sequence genome:
- the LOC121373185 gene encoding C-type lectin lectoxin-Phi1-like, with the protein MCVKLSSDQKNWFQAKTMCESDGGSLIKLDTEDKVRDISDILQSDYHQVSFYIGANDPSNTQAWEWTDGQRVERMWWAPSQDTGSNEPCMMTGSKLDDWSDVTCDQQHRYICEH; encoded by the exons ATGTGCGTAAAACTTTCATCAGATCAAAAAAACTGGTTCCAAGCTAAAACCATGTGCGAATCAGATGGAGGAAGTCTCATAAAGCTTGACACAGAAGACAAAGTCAGGGACATCTCAGACATATTACAATCAG ATTATCATCAGGTGTCGTTTTATATAGGCGCAAATGACCCCAGCAATACCCAGGCATGGGAGTGGACTGACGGACAGCGTGTGGAACGGATGTGGTGGGCTCCGAGTCAGGACACTGGATCGAACGAGCCGTGCATGATGACGGGTTCGAAACTCGACGACTGGAGCGACGTAACGTGTGACCAGCAACACCGCTACATCTGTGAACATTGA